The following are from one region of the Streptomyces rubrogriseus genome:
- the tgmA gene encoding putative ATP-grasp-modified RiPP produces the protein MQPFALNYARPAVELEATTPYVYDSGLQLNVLLDGRVAACDHALLRELGTTTSTAGSKTHFDD, from the coding sequence ATGCAACCGTTCGCGCTCAACTACGCACGGCCGGCAGTGGAGTTGGAAGCCACCACTCCGTACGTCTACGACTCCGGGCTGCAGTTGAACGTGCTCCTCGACGGGCGGGTGGCCGCCTGCGACCACGCGCTGCTGAGAGAACTGGGGACCACGACCTCCACCGCGGGGTCGAAGACTCACTTCGACGACTGA
- a CDS encoding YkvA family protein, translating into MDTTTVIVVAVLLAALVLAAAVAVLVRLVRTRRDLRRAGLPTGPRWVFWGAVLYLVLPADLLPDPVYLDDIGVLLLALRSARGATGGRHGPAERRRTTGPPGDYAA; encoded by the coding sequence GTGGATACGACCACAGTGATCGTCGTGGCGGTGCTGCTCGCGGCGCTCGTCCTCGCGGCGGCGGTCGCCGTCCTGGTGCGCCTGGTCCGCACCCGACGGGACCTCAGGCGGGCCGGGCTTCCGACGGGTCCCCGCTGGGTGTTCTGGGGGGCGGTCCTCTACTTGGTCCTCCCGGCCGACCTGTTGCCCGATCCGGTCTACCTCGACGACATCGGCGTACTGCTCCTCGCCCTGCGGTCCGCGCGCGGCGCGACCGGGGGCCGGCACGGCCCGGCGGAACGGCGGCGGACCACCGGCCCGCCCGGTGATTACGCAGCGTAA
- a CDS encoding xanthine dehydrogenase family protein molybdopterin-binding subunit, whose amino-acid sequence MTATDAVLGAPVERREGREKVTGTARYAAEYPAPGRAQAWPIPATVVRGRVTGVDTAAALALPGVLAVLTHENAPRLGAPDDPTLAVLQGPHVPHRGWFVGLVVAESLEAARAGAAAVRITYETEPHDVTLTASHSGAYVPDSANGGFPAVTEHGDPDGAFAASATRVDVAYTVPPLHNHPMEPHTSTAHWDGERLTVHSSSQGTSAVRGELARLFALPEDRITVRAEHVGGGFGSKGTPRPEVVLAAMAARETGRPVTVALPRRYLPAVVGHRAPTLHRLRLGADAGGRLTSLVHEVTTHTSRVKEFVEQAAVPARVMYGTPALRTAHRVAALDVPTPSWMRAPGECPGMYALESAMDELAAELGVDPVELRIRNEPESEPDSGKPFSSRHLVECLREGARRFGWEGRDPRPRSREEGPLLIGSGVASATYPVLVSPCVASARALPDGGFLVRVNATDIGTGARTVLAQIAADALGTPLDRVRLDVADSGIGFAPMAGGSSGTASWGSAVHEACVRLNGRLAEHSGRLPDEGIAAEADTSGTADAESPFARHAFGAHFAEVGVDTVSGEVRVTRLLGVFAAGRILNARTARSQFIGGMTMGLGMALTEDSTMDPVFGDFVQRDLAAYHVPAHADVTDLEAHWVEEADDHLNPMGSKGIGEIGIVGSAAAVGNAVHHATGIRFRELPLTPDRVLTELLAHEHPSGMLGV is encoded by the coding sequence ATGACCGCCACCGATGCCGTCCTGGGCGCTCCGGTCGAGCGCCGGGAGGGGCGGGAGAAGGTCACCGGCACCGCCCGGTACGCCGCCGAGTACCCGGCGCCGGGCCGCGCCCAGGCCTGGCCGATACCCGCGACGGTCGTACGGGGCCGGGTGACCGGCGTCGACACCGCGGCCGCGCTCGCGCTGCCCGGCGTGCTCGCGGTGCTCACGCACGAGAACGCGCCCCGGCTCGGCGCCCCGGACGACCCGACGCTGGCCGTGCTGCAGGGCCCGCACGTCCCGCACCGGGGCTGGTTCGTGGGCCTGGTGGTGGCCGAGTCGCTGGAGGCGGCCCGGGCCGGTGCCGCGGCGGTGCGGATCACCTACGAGACCGAGCCCCACGACGTGACGCTCACCGCCTCGCACTCCGGGGCCTACGTCCCGGATTCCGCCAACGGCGGCTTCCCGGCCGTCACCGAGCACGGCGACCCGGACGGTGCCTTCGCCGCCTCGGCGACCCGGGTGGACGTCGCGTACACGGTGCCGCCGCTGCACAACCACCCCATGGAGCCGCACACCAGTACGGCGCACTGGGACGGCGAGCGGCTGACCGTGCACTCCTCCAGCCAGGGCACCTCGGCGGTGCGGGGAGAGCTGGCCCGCCTCTTCGCCCTGCCCGAGGACCGGATCACGGTGCGCGCGGAGCACGTGGGCGGCGGTTTCGGCTCGAAGGGCACGCCGCGGCCCGAGGTGGTGCTGGCGGCGATGGCGGCGCGGGAGACCGGACGGCCGGTCACGGTCGCGCTGCCGCGCCGCTACCTGCCCGCCGTCGTCGGACACCGCGCGCCGACCCTGCACCGGCTGCGTCTGGGCGCGGACGCCGGCGGCCGGCTCACGTCGCTGGTGCACGAGGTGACGACGCACACCTCCCGGGTGAAGGAGTTCGTGGAGCAGGCCGCGGTCCCGGCCCGCGTCATGTACGGCACACCGGCCCTGCGCACCGCCCACCGCGTGGCGGCGCTGGACGTTCCCACGCCGTCCTGGATGCGCGCCCCCGGCGAGTGCCCCGGCATGTACGCCCTCGAGTCCGCCATGGACGAGCTGGCCGCCGAGCTGGGCGTCGACCCGGTGGAGCTGAGGATCCGCAACGAACCGGAGAGCGAGCCGGACAGCGGAAAGCCCTTCAGCAGCAGGCATCTGGTGGAGTGTCTGCGCGAGGGCGCCCGGCGCTTCGGCTGGGAGGGCCGCGACCCCCGGCCCCGGTCCCGCGAGGAGGGGCCCCTGCTGATCGGCAGCGGCGTGGCCTCGGCCACCTATCCGGTGCTGGTCTCCCCGTGCGTCGCCTCGGCGCGTGCCCTGCCCGACGGCGGTTTCCTGGTGCGGGTCAACGCCACCGACATCGGCACGGGTGCCCGGACGGTGCTCGCGCAGATCGCGGCCGACGCCCTCGGCACCCCGCTGGACCGGGTGCGGCTCGACGTCGCCGACAGCGGCATCGGGTTCGCCCCGATGGCCGGTGGTTCCTCGGGCACCGCGTCCTGGGGGTCGGCCGTCCACGAGGCGTGCGTGCGGCTGAACGGCCGGCTGGCGGAGCACTCGGGGCGGCTGCCGGACGAGGGGATCGCGGCCGAGGCCGACACCTCCGGGACGGCGGACGCCGAAAGCCCCTTCGCCCGGCACGCGTTCGGCGCCCATTTCGCCGAGGTGGGCGTGGACACCGTCTCCGGTGAGGTCCGGGTGACGCGGCTGCTGGGTGTCTTCGCCGCGGGTCGCATCCTCAACGCGCGCACGGCCCGTTCCCAGTTCATCGGGGGCATGACGATGGGGCTCGGTATGGCGCTGACCGAGGACAGCACGATGGATCCGGTGTTCGGCGACTTCGTGCAGCGTGACCTGGCGGCGTACCACGTGCCCGCGCACGCCGACGTCACCGACCTGGAGGCGCACTGGGTCGAGGAGGCGGACGACCACCTCAACCCGATGGGCAGCAAGGGGATCGGCGAGATCGGAATCGTGGGCTCGGCGGCGGCCGTCGGCAACGCCGTCCACCACGCCACCGGCATCCGCTTCCGGGAGCTGCCGCTCACTCCGGACCGGGTGCTCACCGAGTTGCTCGCGCACGAGCACCCCTCGGGCATGCTGGGCGTCTGA